Genomic DNA from Niabella ginsenosidivorans:
TATTTTTTTTCCGATATGTTAATTTATTATCTCACCTGACCTTTCCTGAAGGAGAGGGATAAGATGAGAACCTTTTTATGGTGGTTATACCAAGGGTGTTCACCTCTTCCCATACCGAACAGAGAAGTTAAGCCCCTTATGGCCGATGGTACTGCACCACAATGCGGGAGAGTAGGTAGCTGCCATTCTTATTAGAGAGAGCCTCACAGTAATGTGGGGCTTTTTTTTGTGCGTATACGTACTACCTGCTACCGGTTTACTGGCTGACGAAGATGTGAACAGATCATCCGGCAGCGCACAAACGGAAATGATACCATTCCCCCGGGAAGAACCAAAAGAAAAGCTTCGCGCCGTTCAATGTTTCCGCAGAAATCGCTGCCGGCGAGGCAGGGAACAGCGCTGACAACGGTTCCTCTGCGCTTCCGTCAATAGCGGAAGTCTGCGTTTCGGGGAAATTTTCGGTCTGATTAAAAGGGCACTTCCCTATTACTTGCCAACAGATGCATTCACGCAGACTTACTGCTAACCTGCCTGATGCAGGATCAATTTCCTGATCCTGTATGATCTGTAAGTGCAACCGTTTGCACGGTAAACAGATCACTTTTTATCTTAATATCGTAAAGTAAAGGAGTTTAAAGATTGTTTTTTGCTTGTTTTATAGTTATGCAGTTTGTGAATCTGTAAATTTCTTTCAATGATAGCAGTTCACAAATATTTTTATTACTGCCTGACAAGGCTATAACTGGTTCAGGGAATCCGGTTCATTTTAAAAATTCAGCATGATCGGTTATAATCAATACAGTGACCAGGAGTTGACAAACCTGTTGAAAGCAGGAGACAGGGAGGCTTTTAATGAGATCTATTTTCGTTATTCCTCCCTGCTGTATCATTATGCTTTAAATATCCTGCAACAGGAAGATGAATGTACAGATGCACTACAGGACGTTTTTGTATGGCTTTGGGTGAACCAGAAAAAACTGAATATTACCTGTCTGAAAGCTTACCTGATGGCCGCGGTAAAATACAAGCTTACCAGGGTGATCCTGGCCAGTAAAAAAAGAGCTGAATTACTAAGCAGAACATATGCGTTAAAGGAAATGGCTGTTGAAGAGGACAGTATTGAAATAAAAGAGCTGAAAGCCGCGATCAATGATTTTGTAAATAACTTACCACAGCGTGCAAAAGAAATCTATCAGATGAGCCGGGAACAATACCTGAGCAATAAAGAAATAGCTTCCCGTTTGGGAATTACTGAAAAAACGGTTGAGAACCAAATGACCATTAACCTGAAAAAATTAAAACTGCATTTAGGTAAAATGTCATTCTGGAGCACTTTCCTGTAAATTACCGGCCTCTTTTTT
This window encodes:
- a CDS encoding sigma-70 family RNA polymerase sigma factor, whose product is MIGYNQYSDQELTNLLKAGDREAFNEIYFRYSSLLYHYALNILQQEDECTDALQDVFVWLWVNQKKLNITCLKAYLMAAVKYKLTRVILASKKRAELLSRTYALKEMAVEEDSIEIKELKAAINDFVNNLPQRAKEIYQMSREQYLSNKEIASRLGITEKTVENQMTINLKKLKLHLGKMSFWSTFL